GAGGTTCAAATGTGGGCATGAATTTTGAACTCAATACATTGTACCATTTTAGGGTGGAGTCTTCGGGATTAAATTCGGCCATGCTGATTTGGACAGTACCCTAATAAtgggaaaaattcaattttagtttCAAGATTCTTTCTACTTTCTCTAAGGGGACTTACAATAATTTCCTCTTTTTGTCCCGTCATGCTGACCACTGTGACATGCAAGCTTttggtgaaaagtttgcccaaaGATATGGGCACTGCAAAGGTGTCATTGAAAACGGGTTTCTGGAAGTCTGACATTGCTTTCGTGCGTATCGATGTCAAGGAATTGGGTAGTAAAGCAGCACGTAGATAtctgcaattaaaaaaaatcaaagcaaaTAAGAATAACGAAAAgctattttaaatttcccaaACTTACACTTGCGAGTTCTCCGTTGATGCCGACCATAGGGCTGATAAATTATTGGCCCTTTCCAATGACACTACCAGCACGCCCTCTTTCTTTAGGTACTTCAAACCAATCTGCACCTGGGCCAATTCTTTACGTGGCAAGTGGGCTCTTGAGGCTTCAAATACTCCTGAATCGCCCGCAACCGATTCATTGCTTACCGCCGCCGACACAGAACGAGTGTTTGAGGTTGAGGAGGAACGGCTTAACATTTCCTGTGGTAAATCCAGTAATGAGGGCTTCTCCGAAATGGGCGAAAGTGGCGCCCCCAGATTTAGAGGCGCTGACATATTCAGTTTTTGCAGTTTAGCCTCTAGCATCATACAATCCAATACCGTTGAGTCCAAGTCGTAGGGATTTGTCGCCGAACGATTTCCAGGGCTGGGTTGTTGGTATAGGGATTGTAAGACGGCTCCAGCGTTTGCATAGGTGGGCTCCTCTTTCAGCAACTGTTGCTGGGAGCCATTTTGTTCAGAGGCGGGATTGTATTTCATTGGGGATGCGGGTGGTGTCTCCATGGACAGACTACTGCGTGGCGACAAGGAGATTTCAGATGAAGGTTGTTGCTGTAACTGGGGATGATGATGGCCAAGCACCACATGTTCTTGGCCAGGTTGCTGTAATGCTTGCACCgcctgttgttgctgttgcagatggtgttgttgttggaaCAGGCGTTGCGATCTGCGATGCAAATCGACCACATCTATTTGTGGATCGACCGCAAACGGATCCAAATATATATCGGTAAAGCTGAGCGCGCTCTTACTACTCGCCGTCGATAGGGAGCCCAAACTGGAACCACTGCTGATGGAGAAGGTGCTTTCCGAAGAGAAGGATTTCAAACGTTCCTCCAACATCTTGGTAGACTTTAGCGCCTCCTGCAACTTATCCAAAAGCAATTGTTTCTCTTCATGAAAACGCAGGCGATTATTGATTTGTTGATTCGTAGCTTCATAAGCCTCTTTCAGGTCCTCTTCCAATTTCCTTCGTGTCTCCTGTATTATGTGAATCTCTTCGGGTGTTcgggatttcaatgaaatgctgTTCAGTTCGGTTAGTAACTTTTCCTTCTCCTGTATCAGCAGTATGCGATCCTTGTCTGACTCCAGTTGGCCAGGTTCAATGCGTTCCACATGATCGGCCAGCTGTTGCTGTAGGCGCCTTATGTGTTTACGCCATTCGGTATATTGAAGTTTTGTTTTAGCCATTTCAGCAAAACGGGCACCGCTATTCAGATTATCACCTGGTCCGCATAGATCCGTTTGTGAGGCCACACACACACGATCGAAGGGGGAGGAGGCATTCAAAAGTTCAGCATTTTCTTCATTGATTTGTTGACGACTCAATTCATTTTTGATCTGCACCAGACTTCGAATTAATTCCTCTCGTACTTTCTCACCCGACACCAATGACTTGTGAACCTTAAGCATTTCCTCGCGTATGGCCTGCACTTCGGCTATGTCGTAACAGCCATTTTGTCGTGCATTGATTTTCTCTCCCACCGAATAGAGGGTATTCATGCCACGCTCCGTATAGGAAATGTCGCTTGTGATATGATTCAGTTCATGTTTCAATTGGCACACACGTTCTTTGGCCAATTTCAAATCGGCTCGCAGTAGTTCTGGATCATGTCGACTCATCGATGATGTAGAAGAGCATACTGGAAAATGGAGGGAAAGAAAAAACATAAATGGATTAATACATGAGGAGAGGATTAAGGAAAGCATTAAAATTAACTTATATTAGTTACTAAGTTTGATGGGAAATGTAAATTAgaataccctccactatggatcgcatttgtggagttctttggccggtatctctttttaggcaaacaaaggataatggataagaaatttttgtactattaaagctgtataaagctatggttcgatttggaccataattgaattaaatgtgtaaaattgcagccaattcggataaggattgcgccctctagagggtcaaaaagtcaagattcgagattggtttatatcgcagctatatcaaaacatggaccgatatggctcatttacaattccaaccgacctgcactaataagaaataggttatagaccgatttgaaccattcttagcatagtGCTTcggaactcataacaaaacacctcatgcaaaatttcagccaacttggataacaattgcgccctctagttgctgAAGAATTCCGgtttcgagatcggtttatatcgcagctatatcaaaacatggaccgataaggctcatttacaattccaaccgacctgcactaattcgaagtatttctgcaaaatttcaagcgcctagcttttctccttcgaaagttagcgtgttttcgacaagcagacggatgggcggataagtctagatcgacttaaaatgtcatgacgataaaaaatatatattatctttatggggtctaaaaagaatatttcgaggtgttacaaacagaatgacaaaattagtacacccccatcctatggtggagggtataaaaattaaatcgggtgatattGGAATGAATAGTTCTTAACCCACCTATTGGTTTTCTGTTGTAGTGGCAACGGAGAAGGCATCAGAACTAATCTCTGTATATGGTAATGCGAAGACTCGTCGCTAATACAGAAAGAACTAAAAATATTAGTAACTAGCCTGAAGAATAATAAGGCAGTAGGAGTCGATGGATTGCCAGCTTACGTATTGAAGTTCGTAGGCGACACATTACTTCGTAATCTATGTTTTTTTATAGAGTCTGGGTAAAAGAACACACATCTGATTGTAGGAATCAGTGTATATAATGGATAACTAAACCAAACCGAAACTATTGTAGTGGCAAGGGAAAAGGCCTCAGAACTAATCTCTGCATATGTTAATGAAAAGACTCGCCGCTAATACAGAAAgaactaaaaacaaaagtaaCCAGCCTGAATAAAatgaggcagcaggagccgatggattgCCAGCTTACGTATTTATCTTCGTAGGCGACACATTGTTTAGTGATCTGCTTTCTTATACAATATGGATAAAAGGACATATATCTGATTATAGGAATCAGTGTAAACCATGGGTAACCAAACCAAAGCAAACCTGTTGTAGTGGCAACGAAGAAGCCATCAGAACTAATATATGTTAATGAGAAGACTCGGCGCTAATAccgaaaaaactaaaaatagtaGTAACCAGCCTGAAGAATAATAAGACAGCAGGATCCGATGGATTGCCAGCTTACGTATTTATCTTCGTAGGCGACACATTGTTTAGTGATCTGCTTTCTTATACAATATGGATAAAAGGACATATATCTGATTATTGGAATCAGTGTAAACCATGGGTAACCAAACCAAACCTGTTGTAGTGGCAACGAAGAAGCCATCAGAACTAATATATGTTTATGAGAAGAGTCGGCGCTAATACCGAAAGAACTAAAAATAATAGTAACCAGCCTGAAGaataataaggcagcaggagccgacagaTTGTCCGCTTAGGTATTTATCTTCGTAGGCGACACATTGTTTAGTGACCTGCCTTTTTATACAATATGGATAATAGGACATATATCTGATTATTGGAATCAGTGTAAACCATGGGTAACCAAACCAAACCTGTTGTAGTGGCAACGAAGAAGCCATCAGAACTAATATATGTTTATGAGAAGAGTCGGCGCTAATACCGAAAGAACTAAAAATAATAGTAACCAGCCTGAAGaataataaggcagcaggagccgacagaTTGTCCGCTTAGGTATTTATCTTCGTAGGCGACACATCGTTTAGTGGTCTGCTTTTTTTTACAATCTGGATAAAAGGACATATATCTGATTATAGGAATCAGTGTAAACCATGGGTAACCAAACCAAACCTGTTGTAGTGGCAACGAAGAAGCCATCAGAACTAATATATGTTAATGAGAAGACTCGGCGCTAATACCGAAAGAACTAAAAATAATAGTAACCAGCCTGAAGaataataaggcagcaggagccgacagaTTGTCCGCTTAGGTATTTATCTTCGTAGGCGACACATTGTTTAGTGACCTGCCTTTTTATACAATATGGATAAAAGGACATATATCTGATTATAGGAATCAGTGTAAACCATGGgtaaccaaaccaaaccaaacctgTTGTAGTGGCAACGAAGAAGCCATCAGAACTAATATATGTTAATGAGAAGACTCGGCGCTAATACCGAAAGAACTAAAAATAATAGTAACTAGCCTGAAGAATAATAAGACAGCAGAAGCCGATGGATTGTCAGCTTAGGTATTTAAGTTCGTAGGCGACACATTGCTTAGTGATCTGCTGTTTTTTACAAATCTGGGTAAATGGACAAACATGTGATTATAGGAATCAGTGTATATCATGGGTAAGAAGCATGCATACTTGTGCAACAATAGAATAATTCTTCGTTATACTTACAACTACTTCTACTGGCCGCTAGTTTATTCAAATTATTATATTCCTCTTGAGCAATCAGCAGTCTCTGCTGTTTGATGCCATACATCTCACGTTTATTCTCCAATTGATCTTGGGCCGCTGACAGATAATCACGTAGCATTTGCTCCTGCACACTTTTCCATTCTTGGCGGGGATCTTCCAGTTGGGTGGTTTGGGCTATGTGATTGATATAATAACGACCGATATTGGGATCATAGGCCTCCTCCCAACCAATGGGTAATTCATCGCCAACACAATCTTCGAATGATTGAGGTTTGGTATATCTATGAAGAAAAGGCAAAAAGAAGGAgaaattaatttcaaaaattccgaaggagtttctgaagttataaaaaaaaggaaaaaaaatatctGTGAAAATACTATGGAgagaaatattcaaaatatttatatgtgCTGTACTAAAGTATTTCcggtttttgtttataaaagaagtaaaaaataaaaaaacaacggcCACATTCCGTGTTATTTGGAATGTGTGCGTTTTTTCGTTTTCTGTAGTGTGTTAGAGTTATCTTGTtttaaaaataacacaaaacttGTTCCCAATCAtatgaataatttaatttattttgagtATGTCACTGATTAAAAAGCTATTCCAGCAGCGGAAATGTTACTGGGCGAGAAGTTTTAACCTAAAAGTATGGATGTCATCATCTTAGAGAGTTTTGAGGAATTTTGTAAAATGTCTATAGGAGGAGGGGGTGACAAAGGCTTGTTTTAGTAAACTTAAAAATTCCACATTATTTGGCTTAAACATATactgaaatatttttcatcTTTGATTTTTAAGGAATCTAGCCTGATTATAGGTGTGGCGTAGTGGGGAAGACATGATGGGGCTTTATACTTAACCAGGTGGCGTGGGAGGTCATGGAATGGTGGAAGTTTTAGACATGGTCTTTTATGCTGCGTCTTCTTTCAGTCTATCATATCTTCTATTGGACCTTATATTGCCATTCTTGttaaataagtcctttttgtgggtgttttgggggttaaaCGGCCACCAGACATtttgccctgaatgtggatatccaATTCCAAAtatgtacctttcatttgagccccatattgtcatggtcggtaaatattttcgGTTTGGTGATGCTTATGAATGAGATGGCCACACAGGCACTTGGTTTTAGAAATAGATGTAGGATTTCTGCTCAACttacaatgcaaatgcaaatttgcctatgaatatTTTGTTAAGGAACAGgcgaaaacttctcacatatcactgagtgctggccgattcacgtttcaagctcaatgataagatacCTCCTTTTtgttgccgagtccgaacggcgtaacCCAGAGCGACTCTCCTTTAGGAAGATGTTTTTACAtgtcttctatgcatggcatggaACCTCAGGAGGGAATAgtcaccgttgaaatttttatctgatgtgctctactctgaaatacctttcatttaagtcccatattatggcaatatgggacttatttCAGACCTCTGccctgaacgcctaggttcgaatcctggcgagaacatcagaaaaaaatttcaacggtgacTATCCCCTCCGAATGCTGGTGGCCCCCATGCGCTTGGCCAAAAATTGGTtattagattcgttttctactctcaagtacctttcatttgagtcccatattatcatgattggtctatatatcccttTGCGGGATTTGGGACTGGGACGGTCCCCCAAGGCTCACcactcaaaatttggatatcaaatttttgtttttagtttattaTAACATATCAatccaaatttcgctgaaatcgctCAACCAATCtccggcgtttttgaaaattatggtaagggggaggagggtccgcccccttcaaatatcaaaaaatttaaaagcccAGTTCAACCAAAGGATGATTCTACACCATCTGcaaaacatttcaagaaaattgattcagccgtttttgagtccatacgggTTTCTtctcgatcttgccatgtccgttcgtctgtctgtcgaaagcacgcttactttcaaaggagaaaagatagccgcttgaaattttgcacaaatacttcttaatagtgtaggtcggttgggattgtaaatgggctatatcggtccatgttttgatatagctgccatataaacagatcttgggtcttgactttttgcgcaattcttaaccgattcgactaaaattttgcacgtggtgttttggtatcacttccaacaacggttctaagtatggttgaagtcggttaataacctgatatagctgccatataaaccgaccttggatcttgacttcttgaacatctagagggcgcatttcatatccgatttggctgtaattttgcacgtgatgtttttgtatcacttccaataactgtgctatgtatggttcaaatcggttgacaacatgttatagctgccatataaaccgaccttggatcttgacttcttgagcttctagagggcgcaattttcatccgatttggcagaaattttgtagaaaggcttctcccatgaccttcaatatgcgtgtccaatatggtctgaatcgatcaatagttagatacagctcccatacaaacagatctcttaattttgcttcttgagcccctacaaggggccattcttatccgaatgtactgaaatattgcacaatgatttttaccatgttcagcatttaatccatttatggtccgaatcgaactattttttttaattatttcttataaaaatatgaaaatttattttgtaataaaattaattaaaatttatttaaattttttaataacattattttaatttttttttagtgtaataattttatttttttataatttctgatttttatttttttttttaattttgttggtatataatttcatatttgttctttttgatttttgttgtcttgttttattttatttttatttttttgtttttatatttttatttattttctttttatttatttttttttttttatttttttttgtttttttttatttgtttatagttttatttttttgtttttttgtgtttttttaatgatttttttgtttttattaattttttttatataaccaTGTCTCCCTTATTATTCCATAGGTGcgtaaattttattatattaaccTCTCTTTTTATGGTGCTAATTTCACCAAATGGAGAAAAGTAAAACTAAAACTCTGATAAGattaataattaaaattcaCAAAGGCCTCATAAAAATTCCTGGCATTTCCTCTATGCTCAGCCAACACACTAATGCTTGTGCGCCGTGTATACAGTGCGATCgtaaacatttctttttttttatcgggTTGCCTTCATTTTTTGTTGgacttttttttattctctCTCCATTTAAGCAGAAGTTAAACATAaccattgttgttattttgcgGTTTTATTTTGCCATATAAACGCGCAAAAAGCTTAAATATTTGCTTAGCATTTTTCTATAACAGCCAGTTTTTTTCTGGTGTctgttaagttttttttatgaatttaatcataaatttttgacaaaatatttgcaCTTTCGTATCAGAGGAacatgaaaataataataaagaaaaaaaaacattccaaAGGAATTTCTTCACATATGTGCCTGTGTGAATAGCATTGGAGAATGAATGGCAGGCAAATTGGATcgcatgtgttttgtttttaattaaatgtatGAAAGGTGATGTGATGTTTTTCAAttaaccgcatgggttttaaTAGAGATTCGAGAGCAGAGTCAAAGCCCCAAGAGCTTTGACTTTGGGGCTTCTTCTTCTGTTTTTGTATGTAGAGTTTCAATAACAAGCTGAACTCAATGAAAAAAGGCAATTTCAGAATAGATCCattaaaaagattttatttttaatatataaaaatttgtgtaaaaagttTCTAAAATGCTTTACTCACACTTTATTTGAATATCGGACAGATCGGACAGTTAGAAACACTTTGTCATAtctttaatatttttgtatttatttaaatgttcaatattttttaatattttagtacattctatttaaagttttttttttaattttatatcacaaattaaacaaataatctaaaattttatatttgtacAATTTTTATGAAGTTTCTAAATCATAATCCAAATGGTTAACTCATACTTAATTTGAATCGGAAACATTTTGCcatattttcaattttgcaattctcgtccgatttgactaaaatcttGCAtaatgttttaatatcacttccaacaactgtgctaagtatggttcaaatcggttcataacctcatatagttgccatatcaaccgatcttgggtcttgacttcttgagtttttagaaggcgcaattcttatccgatttggctgtaattttgcacgtggtgttttggtataacttccaagaTTTGtccgaagtatggttcaaatcggaccataacctgatatagctgtcatataaaccaatctcggatcttgacttctttagcgtTTAGatagcgcaattttcatccgatttggtacacattttgtataacggtttctcccatgaccttcaacatacgtgtgcaatatggtcagaatcgatctatagcttgatacagttcccatataaaccgatctcccgattatgcttcgtGAGCcgcgaatcgaactataacttgatatagctcctccgccgtccttattcattattctttattggcctaaaaacagatactgcgcaaagaaatCGACAGATGCGGccatggtgggggtatataagattcggcccggtcgaacttagcactctcaatcttgttttttttttttttaatattttttttaaatttattttatttataatattttttacattttttacagTAGTCTTAAGTCAGTctattcaaatattttaaacccttatataatatatagatacatcttttttgacacttttaaattcagttttttttttgtatatttttctttttaagttttcttttttgttggatatttttaaattttgaacaaataaagTAGCCCAAAAAcagattttgaataaaattcaaattttgttatccgtttttttttattgatcacaaatattttttctagttATTAATAATGAtttcggacaaaaaaaaaagaaagatgcCAAACTACGTCAGTGGTCATAAATAATTATGCCGACACCTGTttcgtttaaaatttaaataagaaatCATGGACAttgatatttcttttttttcgttctTAGAACTCACAAAAAGTTAATCCAttcgttaaaaaatttgtattcaatGTGTTTGCGCATTGGCATAGCCAAATAACATATGGACCAAGtttcaaaagaaaaaggaaaaaaaaaactgaaccgatttcattggaatttttcttttattgaatatttcaaacaaattatttttgttgctgttgttagtGTAGTTGTTGGTGTTTATGTATAGTTTACACACTGTTTGTTCTGGTTCtttcatttgtttattttatttttattttggaatttttgaggGCAACATAATAGACAGGGCCGCAGAAGATAACACAAAATAAActcaagccaaaaaaaaaaaaatcatgtcaCGTCTTTTATTCGCATAAATGACAAATACCCGTACCCTCTGCTATGAACATTGAGCCTTcacatttttgtttggttttcgtATGATTTATTTTCTTGTTAAAATCATGCAAcacaaaataataattaatcATAAGTTAATGATTTGtggcagagaaaaaaaaacattgttttttggactaaaaattaagaaattctcAGCGCGTGTTAggttttttagagaaatttccAATGACGTTATAGGAAATTGGCCAAAAATACAACGAGTGTGGAGGCataattttaatttagttttttaaaatttaaatatgggAAATTAAAGTAATTATATAGGATtaatacactcagaaaaatagtTTGAGCAATAAAGTGTTATTACATCACACTTTCTAGTGAATTATTCAGAGAACTGATAAACTATTAATGTCCTATGATGTCGAAAATACCAGTCTATCTAGTTTTTGGAATATATCTTTTCTTTCTGTGTAAcaataaaatggaaatttcgagaaaactagACTTGTGCCAATGATTAGTGCCCTATTCAAAATTTTCCCAATAATAAGGGCCATAAATCTTGTCCAtgaacaaattgcaaattttgcccatgaacattccactaacaggggcaaacttctcacatatcaatgagtgcagtccgattcaagcttaagctcaatgataaggggcctactttttacagccgagtccgaacggcgtggcgcagtgcgacatctcttttgagagaagtttgcagttataagtcataagataggggtttgagccaaatttcagtcaaattaggtgaaaatttaggtttcTACGGGCTGAAGGAGTCAAATCCggggctcggtttatatgggggctatatctgtttaaagaccgatttggatcatacttgacatggatgttgaaagtcaaaactcaagtctttgttccaaatttcagccacatcggatggaaattgagacttctaagggctcaagaagtcaaatcgggggattggtttatatgggggctatatctgtttattgaccgattcggatcatacttgacacggatgttgaaagtcataactcatgtCCCTCCCCCTAATGCCATTTATTAAAATCTCCACACTTCAGAGATTAGTgcgtcgatttaagtgaaattatgTATGGTCCCTACAAAATTGGTATATATCTTTGGGGTCGGGGGGTCGCCCAAAAAATACATGTTTACTAATTGAAGCAATGGagctattaaattaaatttaattggaagtagaatatgaaaattatataaaaatttgaggtGAAGTCCCATTGGGGCCCAAAATGACATGTAGTACGATAGGGAAAATATGGGATTCCAACGGTACAAGAGCGGAGAatacgaaatttatataaaaattaaagtctaTTTCCAGgtgggtcgccccaccccaaaattttgGCCCAAATAGAGTGTACgccgaacgggacaatatgggactcaaacgaagagtatttgagagtaaaatacgaaacttatataaaaatttgggtcaatttCCGGGGGGAGGCCCCGTCTCAAATGGAAATGTACTTGAGAGGAGAAAAcgaaatttacataaaatttggGGTCTATTCCCAGGCGGGTCGCCCCACCTCAATGTTATGGCCCAAATAGACATGAACACCGAAcgggactatatgggactcaaacgaagggcaattgagagtagaatacgaaacttgtataaaaatttggctcATTTTCCGGGGGGAGGCCCTGTCCCAAATGGAAATGTACTTGAGAGGAGAAAAcgaaatttacataaaaatttaGGGTCTATTCCCAGGCGGatcgccccatcccaaaattaTGGCCCAAATAGCATGtacaccgaacgggacaatatgggactcaaacgaagggtaattgagagtagaatacgaaaattatttaaaaatttgggtcaatttccggggggacgccccatcccaaatgGAAATGTATATAGCACGAGACAAaatgggattctaatgaaaggaatttgagagttaaatacgaatataaattattttaaaat
This Stomoxys calcitrans chromosome 2, idStoCalc2.1, whole genome shotgun sequence DNA region includes the following protein-coding sequences:
- the LOC106084917 gene encoding protein kibra produces the protein MPKLQQLAATHQQQQQQTQHLYQQQHQQHLHHQQQQYPHYNTTQPPKQLQTTSLTNVAAITSTPPPPPLSSSTTHISPHPYQQPPQHHHPHHYQHQTTTSSSQQHQSSSTQHLHHHGEFPLPDGWDIAKDFDGKIYYIDHNTKKTTWLDPRDQYTKPQSFEDCVGDELPIGWEEAYDPNIGRYYINHIAQTTQLEDPRQEWKSVQEQMLRDYLSAAQDQLENKREMYGIKQQRLLIAQEEYNNLNKLAASRSSLCSSTSSMSRHDPELLRADLKLAKERVCQLKHELNHITSDISYTERGMNTLYSVGEKINARQNGCYDIAEVQAIREEMLKVHKSLVSGEKVREELIRSLVQIKNELSRQQINEENAELLNASSPFDRVCVASQTDLCGPGDNLNSGARFAEMAKTKLQYTEWRKHIRRLQQQLADHVERIEPGQLESDKDRILLIQEKEKLLTELNSISLKSRTPEEIHIIQETRRKLEEDLKEAYEATNQQINNRLRFHEEKQLLLDKLQEALKSTKMLEERLKSFSSESTFSISSGSSLGSLSTASSKSALSFTDIYLDPFAVDPQIDVVDLHRRSQRLFQQQHHLQQQQQAVQALQQPGQEHVVLGHHHPQLQQQPSSEISLSPRSSLSMETPPASPMKYNPASEQNGSQQQLLKEEPTYANAGAVLQSLYQQPSPGNRSATNPYDLDSTVLDCMMLEAKLQKLNMSAPLNLGAPLSPISEKPSLLDLPQEMLSRSSSTSNTRSVSAAVSNESVAGDSGVFEASRAHLPRKELAQVQIGLKYLKKEGVLVVSLERANNLSALWSASTENSQVYLRAALLPNSLTSIRTKAMSDFQKPVFNDTFAVPISLGKLFTKSLHVTVVSMTGQKEEIIGTVQISMAEFNPEDSTLKWYNVLSSKFMPTFEPLDMPSTSAAAVAAAANHHNNATSTTTHAISSKEESSDESTITSSQTSTLTRNQAPPFEMQAQIAEDLRENLGLDDGEDEDEDEDDDEDDEDEVDDDDLEGAIESDFTKKMLDAYMDNMKQEYVDKETNTECAFPPEKSRSQQAQQAVDDRPVKRSQTFTPSAAVGKSRYICRLNRSDSDSAMHFGVTPHPFHRGAVERRSLRFHTKAPKTATKLNHTHIPRTSLDLELDLQAQHSKLDFLNDQISKLQNLKDALEKARDNKDPLIAAWAIENEEFQRLVERADPSKCPEEKQLQKLLMKTTKKIYKLRKTKVPKGCPDLVSFKEKISFFTRKGLSVPELPTDFMLSEADPIEEEEEEESEDVIEQDNYEDDDDDDDDDDNAAETAIAINTALVASSIRNKNLNENHMGGATSRRQAATQNATAAAAAAAAAAAAAANISSKTLNATTQPENENAKDQRSNAADDVDDAVDKEDKQRFEYVVDRTYGVEV